A genome region from Chitinophagales bacterium includes the following:
- a CDS encoding YihY/virulence factor BrkB family protein produces the protein MISYYLKIFYKAIKKFPSDEPMEYASSIGFYTIFSLPAILVIAVYVASVTYEDELVRQNLMEQIQTITGPQSAVAVDKILSNAGTMGDDFWTKAFGLGVLIFSATTVFVSLQDGLNKIWRIKAKPNKEVISFFINRLLSLAMAVSFGFLLLVTLVLDTVIAILNSFITDLLSGAAFFVITGINLLFSFGVITVMFAIIFKVLPDAVIKWKDVWAGAFVTTLLFTIGKFLIGFYLANSPISTTYGAAGSLVLLLVWVYYSSLIVLFGAEFTYTHALERGHKVIPKKHAVVVKETEGNTSTTE, from the coding sequence ATGATAAGTTACTACTTAAAAATTTTCTACAAAGCCATTAAGAAATTTCCGAGTGATGAACCTATGGAATATGCATCTTCTATAGGCTTCTATACTATTTTTTCGCTTCCCGCTATTTTGGTAATTGCAGTATATGTAGCAAGTGTAACCTATGAAGATGAACTTGTGCGGCAAAACTTAATGGAACAGATCCAGACCATAACAGGACCTCAAAGTGCGGTTGCAGTGGATAAAATATTAAGCAATGCCGGTACTATGGGCGATGATTTTTGGACCAAAGCTTTTGGGTTAGGTGTTTTAATATTTAGTGCCACTACTGTTTTTGTCTCTTTACAAGATGGGCTTAATAAAATATGGAGAATCAAAGCAAAGCCAAATAAAGAAGTAATTTCTTTTTTCATTAACAGACTATTGTCTTTAGCTATGGCCGTAAGTTTTGGGTTTTTGCTCCTGGTTACATTAGTCCTGGATACTGTAATTGCAATCCTTAACTCTTTTATTACAGACCTGCTTTCGGGGGCTGCTTTTTTCGTTATTACAGGTATTAATCTCTTATTTTCATTTGGTGTGATAACCGTGATGTTTGCTATAATTTTTAAAGTTTTGCCCGATGCGGTAATCAAATGGAAAGATGTATGGGCCGGAGCATTTGTTACTACCTTATTATTCACTATAGGTAAGTTTCTTATAGGATTTTATTTAGCCAATAGCCCTATTAGCACAACTTATGGTGCAGCTGGCTCCCTGGTATTATTGTTGGTCTGGGTGTATTACTCCTCTTTGATTGTGCTATTTGGAGCGGAATTCACATATACTCACGCATTGGAAAGAGGCCATAAAGTAATCCCTAAAAAACATGCAGTGGTAGTAAAAGAAACTGAAGGAAATACCAGTACTACTGAATGA
- a CDS encoding YdcF family protein has product MKKKGLIAILFISLLPLSAYLFKFQILYATGNYLIAEDPLEKSDAIFVLSGGPFERGMAAMDIYFQGYSDTIICMGSVVPQDLRALGFNYKESELIKHFLIHSMQIPEQHVKILPEGSSTFEESAAILDYCQKQGFKTVIIVSSAFHTRRIQQTFKEKFKDRGIKTIVRGHIRRHDPPYWWQNEQDMINVNNEYIKLLYYWWRY; this is encoded by the coding sequence ATGAAAAAGAAAGGACTTATAGCAATTCTGTTTATAAGCCTGTTGCCTCTATCTGCTTACCTTTTCAAATTTCAAATTCTTTATGCTACCGGCAATTACCTGATTGCCGAAGATCCCTTAGAAAAATCCGATGCTATTTTTGTGTTGTCCGGAGGGCCATTCGAACGCGGTATGGCAGCAATGGATATTTATTTTCAGGGCTACTCCGATACTATTATTTGCATGGGCTCAGTGGTACCGCAAGACCTTCGTGCACTGGGATTTAATTACAAAGAATCTGAGCTGATCAAACATTTTTTGATCCACAGCATGCAAATACCCGAACAGCATGTTAAAATATTGCCTGAAGGGAGCAGCACTTTTGAAGAATCAGCAGCCATTTTGGATTACTGCCAAAAGCAGGGATTTAAAACAGTGATCATTGTAAGCAGTGCTTTTCATACGCGCAGAATTCAGCAAACTTTTAAAGAAAAATTCAAAGACCGGGGTATAAAAACTATAGTGCGGGGACATATACGCAGACACGATCCTCCCTATTGGTGGCAAAATGAACAGGACATGATCAATGTCAACAATGAGTACATAAAGCTACTGTATTATTGGTGGAGATATTGA
- a CDS encoding SDR family oxidoreductase, which yields MPFSGRKARQQLNPEYAKQGISVNSVCPGIIKTPMIDRFTGKVKEVEKQFEDMEPVGRMGEPEEVAEAIIWLCSDASSFVTGHALTVDGGWVAQ from the coding sequence ATTCCATTCTCTGGGCGTAAAGCAAGGCAGCAATTAAACCCGGAATATGCCAAACAGGGCATAAGTGTAAATTCCGTTTGTCCCGGAATTATCAAAACACCAATGATTGACCGGTTTACCGGAAAAGTCAAAGAAGTAGAAAAGCAGTTTGAAGATATGGAACCTGTTGGTAGAATGGGCGAGCCTGAAGAAGTGGCAGAAGCTATTATCTGGCTTTGTTCTGACGCCTCATCATTTGTAACCGGACATGCCTTAACTGTAGATGGTGGCTGGGTAGCACAATAA